In Phacochoerus africanus isolate WHEZ1 chromosome 2, ROS_Pafr_v1, whole genome shotgun sequence, one DNA window encodes the following:
- the LOC125121259 gene encoding interferon alpha-1 has product MAPTSAFLTALVLLSCNAICSLGCDLPQTHSLAHTRALRLLAQMRRISPFSCLDHRRDFGSPHEAFGGNQVQKAQAMALVHEMLQQTFQLFSTEGSAAAWDESLLHQFCTGLDQQLRDLEACVMQEAGLEGTPLLEEDSILAVRKYFHRLTLYLQEKSYSPCAWEVVRAEVMRAFSSSTNLQDRLRKKE; this is encoded by the coding sequence ATGGCCCCAACCTCAGCCTTCCTCACGGCCCTGGTGCTACTCAGCTGCAATGCCATCTGCTCTCTGGGCTGTGACCTGCCTCAGACCCACAGCCTGGCTCACACCAGGGCCCTGAGGCTCCTGGCACAAATGAGGAGAATCTCCCCCTTCTCCTGCCTGGACCACAGAAGGGACTTTGGATCCCCTCATGAGGCTTTTGGGGGCAACCAGGTCCAGAAGGCTCAAGCCATGGCTCTGGTGCATGAGATGCTCCAGCAGACCTTCCAGCTCTTCAGCACAGAGGGCTCGGCTGCTGCCTGGGATGAGAGCCTCCTGCACCAGTTCTGCACTGGACTGGATCAGCAGCTCAGGGACCTGGAAGCCTGTGTCATGCAGGAGGCGGGGCTGGAAGGGACCCCCCTGCTGGAGGAGGACTCCATCCTGGCTGTGAGGAAATACTTCCACAGACTCACCCTCTATCTGCAAGAGAAGAGCTACAGCCCCTGTGCCTGGGAGGTCGTCAGGGCAGAAGTCATGAgagccttctcttcctccacaaACCTGCAAGACAGACTCAGGAAGAAGGAGTGA